Proteins encoded in a region of the Gemmatimonas sp. genome:
- a CDS encoding DUF3088 family protein produces the protein MPLDQLFLLRADFADPALGPGTYHCTDCARIEGLLSFFPALRTQLDVTYVDFPRPRAPIVALLGEAYQNCPVLVVLNAPERHAALLRESAVTGQRYCTGADDITAYLHAAYGVSAAHP, from the coding sequence ATGCCTCTCGACCAACTGTTCCTTCTGCGCGCCGACTTCGCCGACCCCGCCCTCGGCCCGGGCACGTACCACTGCACCGACTGCGCTCGCATTGAAGGGTTGCTGAGTTTCTTCCCCGCGCTCCGCACGCAACTCGACGTGACGTACGTCGACTTCCCGCGGCCGCGCGCGCCGATCGTGGCGCTGCTCGGGGAGGCGTATCAGAACTGTCCGGTGCTGGTGGTGCTGAACGCGCCTGAGCGGCACGCGGCGTTGCTGCGGGAGAGCGCGGTTACGGGGCAGCGGTATTGCACGGGCGCCGACGACATCACGGCGTACCTGCACGCCGCGTACGGGGTGAGTGCGGCGCATCCGTAG